The proteins below come from a single Papaver somniferum cultivar HN1 chromosome 11, ASM357369v1, whole genome shotgun sequence genomic window:
- the LOC113324936 gene encoding MADS-box transcription factor 51-like, with amino-acid sequence MGKRRIEMKKIEDRQKRNVCFTKRRHSLFNKAADLCRLTGADISLLVISPGGNPYTFSSSSISWNDLNYRLKNTINFKEEKVADDERTRVSDDGFWWNNLNPEEIDSIEKLTAVRNQLLDVKEKVAQRKQELLAAAEPIATSTTTSTCTVGEMEEDSFLLEDDLEKLLSDAYDDAPNWLPSIDDSGMLFEGLDYDESWLPLGIDTVLVLVGPAILLLLKPAKDAEKSFSCLSLLGSILPYK; translated from the exons ATGGGTAAGAGAAGGATTGagatgaagaagattgaagataGGCAGAAAAGAAATGTGTGCTTCACTAAGAGACGCCACAGCCTATTCAATAAAGCCGCTGATTTGTGCCGTCTTACCGGTGCTGACATTTCTCTGTTAGTAATCTCTCCTGGTGGTAACCCCtacactttttcttcttcttctatttcttggaATGATTTAAATTATAGGTTAAAAAATACCATtaattttaaagaagaaaaagttgctgATGATGAGAGAACTAGGGTTTCTGATGATGGGTTTTGGTGGAATAACCTAAACCCAGAAGAAATTGATAGTATTGAAAAGTTGACGGCTGTAAGGAATCAATTACTTGATGTGAAAGAGAAGGTTGCACAGAGAAAGCAAGAGTtgctagcagcagcagaaccaattGCTACCTCTACTACTACTAGTACTTGTACTGTTGGAGAGATGGAGGAGGATTCTTTTCTGTTGGAGGATGATTTGGAAAAGTTATTATCAGATGCCTATGATGATGCTCCGAATTGGTTGCCTTCTATTGATGATTCGGGAATGTTatttgagggtttagattatgatGAGAGTTGGTTGCCT CTTGGAATTGACACAGTCCTAGTCCTTGTTGGCCCTGCAATCTTGTTGCTATTAAAACCTGCTAAGGATGCTGAGAAATCCTTTTCTTGCCTCTCCCTTCTTGGAAGCATTCTTCCCTACAAGTAA
- the LOC113324937 gene encoding ubiquitin carboxyl-terminal hydrolase 13-like — MEISLLIMELYPIPPPDRTQEDIPLLQTVRSAKRTTGTAVGIEGSGKPMKFLESLMRWLDSLQMKRFNFLSAFFVYIFQLDDGDIICFQKPLPADTMTRCRYPDVHSFLDYVLNRWVITFDNVTERVARHLGLDDPTKIKLTPHHCCSQQPIAPAIKYHGFDHLSEMLIHHNQKSDILYFEVLDIPPPLLEGLKTLNVSFHHAKKDTVIHRISLPSKSTFSFLQILEEEKNLGTRDCLVYVYHFTEDASETQKCSVVKTLVCH, encoded by the exons ATGGAAATTAGTTTACTGATTATG GAATTATATCCTATTCCTCCACCTGACAGAACACAAGAAGATATACCTCTTCTTCAAACTGTACGATCCGCAAAAAGAACAACCGGCACCGCAGTAGGAATTGAG GGAAGTGGAAAGCCTATGAAATTCTTAGAAAGCTTAATGAGATGGCTGGATTCTCTCCAGATGAAGAGATTTAACTTTTTGAG TGCCTTTTTTGTCTACATATTTCAGCTTGACGATGGAGACATTATTTGTTTCCAGAAACCCCTTCCAGCCGATACTATGACACGATGCCGTTATCCAGACGTTCATTCTTTTCTAGATTATGTTCTGAATCGTTGG GTAATAACTTTTGATAATGTCACGGAAAGAGTTGCTCGGCATCTTGGTTTGGATGACCCAACCAAAATCAAACTTACTCCTCACCACTGTTGCTCGCAGCAACCCATAGCTCCAGCCATTAAGTACCATGGTTTTGACCACTTGTCTGAGATGTTGATTCACCACAATCAG AAATCTGATATTTTGTATTTCGAAGTCTTGGACATCCCTCCACCACTGTTAGAAGGTTTAAAAACTCTGAATGTTTCTTTTCATCATGCAAAAAAAGAT ACTGTCATTCACCGAATTAGTCTTCCAAGCAAAAGTACA TTTTCATTCTTACAGATTCTAGAGGAGGAGAAGAACTTGGGTACTCGGGATTGCTTGGTTTATGTTTATCACTTCACAGAAGATGCATCTGAGACCCAAAAGTGTTCGGTAGTAAAGACTTTAGTATGTCACTAA
- the LOC113324939 gene encoding uncharacterized protein LOC113324939 — protein MHLDSGELNAFTDAYSQLKSTLSGLNVIVETYFADPLAKELYPIPPPDRTQEDIPLLQTVRSAKRTTGTAVYVGTRFVKGSGKPMKFLESLMRWLDSLQMKRFNFLSLTMETLFVSRNPFQSIL, from the exons ATGCATCTTGATAGTGGGGAGTTGAATGCATTCACTGATGCCTACTCTCAGCTAAAATCTACTCTATCCGGTCTTAATGTTATTGTTGAGACCTACTTCGCCGATCCTCTTGCCAAG GAATTATATCCTATTCCTCCACCTGACAGAACACAAGAAGATATACCTCTTCTTCAAACTGTACGATCCGCAAAAAGAACAACCGGCACCGCG GTATATGTGGGGACACGTTTTGTGAAGGGAAGTGGCAAGCCTATGAAATTCTTAGAAAGCTTAATGAGATGGCTGGATTCTCTCCAGATGAAGAGATTTAACTTTTTGAG CTTGACGATGGAGACATTATTTGTTTCCAGAAACCCCTTCCAGTCGATACTATGA
- the LOC113324940 gene encoding MADS-box transcription factor 51-like encodes MGKRRIEMKKIEDRQKRNVCFTKRRHGLFNKAADLCRLTGADISLLVISPGGNPYTFSSSSSISWNDLNYRLKNTINFKEVKVADDERTRVSDDGFWWNNLNPEEIDSIEKLTAVRNQLLDVKEKVAQRKQELLAAAEPIATSTTTSTCTVGEMEEDSSLLEDDLEKLLSDAYDDAPNWLPSIDDSGMLFEGLDYDESWLPVC; translated from the coding sequence ATGGGTAAGAGAAGGATTGagatgaagaagattgaagataGGCAGAAAAGAAATGTGTGCTTCACTAAGAGACGCCACGGCCTATTCAATAAAGCCGCTGATTTGTGCCGTCTTACCGGTGCTGACATTTCTCTGTTAGTAATCTCTCCTGGTGGTAACCCCtacactttttcttcttcttcttctatttcttggaATGATTTAAATTATAGGTTAAAAAATACCATTAATTTTAAAGAAGTAAAAGTTGCTGATGATGAGAGAACTAGGGTTTCTGATGATGGGTTTTGGTGGAATAACCTAAACCCAGAAGAAATTGATAGTATTGAAAAGTTGACGGCTGTAAGGAATCAATTACTTGATGTGAAAGAGAAGGTTGCACAGAGAAAGCAAGAGTtgctagcagcagcagaaccaattGCTACCTCTACTACTACTAGTACTTGTACTGTTGGAGAGATGGAGGAGGATTCTTCTCTGTTGGAGGATGATTTGGAAAAGTTATTATCAGATGCCTATGATGATGCTCCGAATTGGTTGCCTTCTATTGATGATTCGGGAATGTTatttgagggtttagattatgatGAGAGTTGGTTGCCTGTCTGTTGA